One window of the Saccopteryx bilineata isolate mSacBil1 chromosome 2, mSacBil1_pri_phased_curated, whole genome shotgun sequence genome contains the following:
- the NEURL4 gene encoding neuralized-like protein 4 isoform X1, whose translation MAAGSGGSGGSGGGPGLGPGGGGGPGGSCPGPGSGAGLSSGGELHPRTGRLVSLSACGRTARRQQPGQEFNHGLVLSREPLCDGRVFTVRIDRKVNSWSGSIEIGVTALDPSVLDFPSSATGLKGGSWVVSGCSVLRDGHSVLEEYGQDLDQLGEGDRVGVERTVAGELRLWVNGRDCGVAATGLPARVWAVVDLYGKCTQITVLPPEPGFSPSTPIPTPPLEPSAPCEDSVLAEPGISRDEAFMVSPAQARPETFPNSLESHNDFASMELSEVVSSALLSTYSGGLLSVNLSSPPAGEGLGSSCAATSPILTSNDALLFHEKCGTLIKLSNNNKTAERRRPLDEFNNGVVMTNRPLRDNEMFEIRIDKLVDKWSGSIEIGVTTHNPNNLEYPATMTNLQSGTIMMSGCGILTNGKGTRREYCEFSLDELQEGDHIGLTRKSSSALHFFINGIDQGVATPLTPPVVYGVVDLYGMAVKVTIVHNNNHSDRLRRNNAILRALSPEGVLRRAAPATQAEPERLVFHPNCGQKAAITHEGRTALRPHATDDFNHGVVLSSRALRDGEVFQVRIDKMVDKWAGSIEIGVTTHNPAYLQLPSTMTNLRSGTWMMTGNGVMHNGTTILDEYGHNLDRLKAGDTVGVVRREDGTLHFFVNGMTQGPAAWNVPPGVYAVVDLYGQAAQATIVDDVEVTPVPEPLPEGNNQVSPGSPSPGAGGSDLRFHQLHGSNAVITNGGRTALRHNCRSEFNDAIVISNRALRDGELFEIVIQKMVDRWSGSIEAGVTAIRPEDLEFPNTMTDIDYDTWMLSGTAIMQDGNTMRNNYGCDLDALGTGARIGMMRTSKGDLHYFINGQDQGAACSGLPPGKEVYAVVDLYGQCVQVSITSATGPMDNSLATSNTATEKSFPLHSPVAGVAHRFHSICGKNITLEEDGTRAVRAAGYAHGLVFSTKELKTEEVFEVKVEELDEKWAGSLRVGLTTLAPGEMGPGSGGGPGLPPSLLELRMKTTWMVSSCEVRRDGLLQRMNYGRNLERLGVGSRVGIRRGADDSMHVMVDGEDMGPAATGIAKNVWAVLDLYGPVRSVSIVSSTRLDEPEGTQPPSPSLDTGSEGDEDEEDEEHGLGGQDPVAIMPPALKFLENHGKNILLSNGNRTASRVASYNQGIVVISQPLVPQLLVQVRIDFLNRHWTSSLVLGVITCPPERLNFPASACALKRAAWLLRGRGVFHNGLKICEKFGPNLDTCPEGTILGLRLDSSGGLHLHVNGMDQGVAVPDVPQPCHALVDLYGQCEQVTIVSPELGAASLKSAGNQGDMEKADVVDGIKESVCWGPPPAASPLKSCEYHALCSRFQELLLLPEDYFMPPPKRSLCYCESCRKIRGDEAHRRRGEPPREYALPFGWCRFNLRMNPHLEAGTLMKKWHMAYHGSNVAAIRRVLDRGELGAGTASILSCRPLKGEPRGGFEEPSENCAPPREEQPPPVLLSPSLQYAGAETLASKVPFRDPKFQRTHQAQVAFQVCVRPGSYTPGPPSAVLREPPDPHFSPAELEWVTKEKGATLLYALLPAQSGAPPQDRSRLREPSG comes from the exons ATGGCGGCGGGGtcgggtgggagtggggggtctGGTGGAGGCCCCGGGCTGGGGCCTGGTGGGGGTGGAGGCCCCGGCGGAAGCTGCCCAGGGCCGGGGTCTGGCGCGGGTTTGAGCAGCGGCGGGGAGCTGCACCCGCGCACTGGGCGCTTGGTGAGCCTTTCGGCCTGTGGGCGTACAGCGCGGCGGCAGCAGCCAGGCCAGGAATTTAACCACGGGCTGGTGTTGAGCCGGGAACCCTTGTGCGATGGACGCGTCTTCACCGTCCGCATCGATCGCAAG GTCAACTCCTGGAGTGGCTCCATTGAGATTGGGGTGACGGCACTGGACCCCAGTGTGCTGGACTTCCCAAGCAGCGCCACAGGGCTGAAGGGGGGCTCGTGGGTAGTGTCGGGCTGCTCAGTGCTGAGGGATGGACATTCTGTGCTGGAGGAGTATGGTCAGGACCTGGACCAGCTTGGCGAAGGGGATCGCGTGGGCGTGGAACGCACAGTTGCTGGGGAGCTGCGGCTCTGGGTGAATGGGCGGGATTGTGGTGTGGCTGCCACAGGCCTGCCTGCTCGTGTCTGGGCTGTAGTGGACCTTTATGGCAAATGCACCCAAATCACTGTGTTACCCCCTGAGCCAGGCTTCAGCCCCTCTACTCCCATCCCCACACCTCCCCTAgagccctctgctccctgtgaagATTCTGTTTTGGCTGAACCCGGGATCTCTAGGGATGAAG CCTTCATGGTGTCCCCAGCACAGGCCCGGCCGGAGACGTTTCCTAACAGCCTTGAGTCGCATAATG ACTTTGCCAGCATGGAGCTCTCTGAGGTGGTGAGCAGTGCCCTCCTGTCTACCTACAGTGGGGGGCTGCTGAGTGTGAACCTGAGCTCCCCACCAGCAGGGGAAGGACTGGGGTCTAGCTGTGCTGCCACCTCGCCCATCCTAACTTCCAATGACGCCCTGCTCTTTCATGAGAAATGCGGAACTCTCATCAAACTTAGCAACAATAATAAGACGGCTGAGCGTCGCCGGCCCCTGGATGAATTCAACAATGGGGTTGTCATGACCAACCGCCCACTCCGGGACAATGAGATGTTTGAG ATCCGCATTGACAAGCTCGTAGATAAGTGGTCTGGCTCCATTGAGATCGGTGTCACTACCCACAACCCCAACAATTTGGAATACCCAGCCACCATGACCAATCTGCAGTCAG GCACCATCATGATGAGTGGCTGTGGGATCCTGACCAATGGCAAGGGCACCCGCCGGGAGTACTGTGAATTCAGTCTGGATGAGCTGCAG GAGGGTGACCACATTGGTCTCACGAGGAAGTCCAGTTCTGCCCTCCACTTCTTCATTAACGGCATTGATCAGG GCGTGGCTACCCCATTGACACCCCCAGTGGTGTATGGTGTGGTGGACTTGTATGGGATGGCAGTGAAGGTGACCATCGTCCACAATAACAACCACAGTGACCGTCTGCGCCGGAACAATGCCATCCTGCGGGCGCTGTCCCCTGAGGGTGTTCTCCGCCGTGCTGCTCCTGCTACCCAGGCAGAGCCTGAACGCTTGGTCTTCCACCCCAACTGTGGACAGAAGGCAGCTATCACCCACGAGGGACGCACTGCTCTCAGGCCCCA TGCCACCGATGACTTCAATCATGGCGTggtgctgagcagcagagccctGCGGGATGGAGAGGTATTCCAGGTGCGCATCGACAAGATGGTGGACAAGTGGGCTGGCTCCATTGAGATTGGTGTCACCACCCACAATCCTGCCTACCTCCAATTGCCCTCCACCATGACCAACTTGCGTTCGG GGACCTGGATGATGACTGGGAATGGGGTGATGCACAATGGGACAACCATCTTGGATGAATATGGGCACAACCTGGACCGCCTCAAG GCAGGGGACACGGTGGGCGTGGTTCGACGAGAGGATGGGACCCTCCACTTCTTTGTCAATGGGATGACTCAGGGCCCCGCTGCCTGGAACGTGCCCCCGGGCGTCTACGCAGTTGTGGATCTCTATGGCCAGGCGGCCCAGGCCACCATTGTGGACGACGTGG AGGTGACCCCAGTCCCCGAGCCACTCCCTGAGGGGAACAACCAGGTGTCTCCAGGTTCCCCATCGCCGGGGGCCGGGGGCTCTGACCTGCGCTTCCACCAGCTGCATGGCAGTAACGCAGTCATCACTAATGGGGGCCGCACTGCACTCCGTCACAACTGCCGCAGCGAATTTAATGACGCCATTGTTATCTCCAACCG GGCCCTGCGGGATGGAGAGCTGTTTGAAATTGTCATTCAGAAGATGGTGGACCGCTGGTCAGGCTCCATCGAGGCTG GAGTGACCGCTATTCGACCAGAGGACCTGGAATTCCCCAACACTATGACAGACATTGACTATGATACCTGGATGCTAAG CGGCACAGCTATCATGCAAGATGGTAACACGATGCGCAACAACTATGGGTGCGACCTTGACGCATTAGGCACAGGTGCACGCATTGGCATGATGCGAACTTCCAAGGGCGATCTACACTACTTCATCAATGGCCAGGACCAAGGCGCTGCCTGCTCGGGCTTGCCTCCGGGTAAAG AGGTGTACGCGGTAGTGGATCTCTATGGCCAGTgtgtccaagtgtccatcaccaGCGCTACCGGCCCTATGGACAACAGCCTGGCCACCAGCAACACCGCTACTGAGAAGTCATTCCCCCTGCACTCCCCAG TGGCTGGTGtggctcaccggttccacagtatcTGCGGCAAAAACATCACTCTGGAGGAGGATGGCACGAGGGCAGTGCGAGCAGCTGGCTATGCTCATGGCCTTGTCTTCAGCACCAAAGAGCTCAAGACTGAGGAAGTCTTTGAG GTCAAAGTGGAGGAGCTGGATGAGAAGTGGGCAGGTTCTCTCCGGGTCGGGCTGACCACACTAGCCCCCGGGGAGATGGGGCCTGGGTCAGGTGGTGGCCCcgggctgcctccctccctgctaGAGCTCCGGATGAAGACCACCTGGATGGTGTCCAGCTGTGAAGTGCGGCGTGATGGGCTGCTCCAGAGGATGAACTATGGCCGGAACCTAGAGAGACTGGGG GTGGGGAGCCGTGTGGGCATTCGGCGGGGAGCCGATGACTCGATGCACGTCATGGTAGATGGAGAGGATATGGGGCCTGCAGCCACTGGCATTGCCAAG AACGTGTGGGCTGTGTTGGACCTGTACGGGCCAGTGCGGAGTGTGTCTATTGTCAGCTCCACAAGGCTGGATGAGCCAGAAGGCACCCAGCCTCCTTCTCCCAGCTTGGATACCGGAAGTGAGGGCGATGAGGATGAGGAGGACGAGGAGCATGGCCTGGGA GGCCAGGATCCAGTGGCCATTATGCCTCCAGCCCTCAAGTTCCTGGAGAACCATGGGAAGAACATCCTCTTGTCCAATGGGAACCGTACAGCTTCACGGGTAGCCAGCTACAATCAGGGCATTGTGGTCATCAGCCAGCCCCTGGTGCCACAGCTGCTGGTCCAG GTACGGATAGACTTCCTGAACCGGCATTGGACATCTTCCCTTGTCCTGGGAGTCATCACCTGCCCACCTGAGAGGCTCAACTTCCctgcttctgcatgtgcccttaaACGGGCAGCCTGGCTGTTGCGGGGCCGTGGAGTCTTCCACAATGGCCTCAAG ATCTGTGAGAAGTTTGGGCCAAATCTGGACACGTGCCCTGAAGGCACCATCCTGGGACTGCGGCTAGACAGCTCTGGAGGTCTGCACCTCCATGTCAATGGGATGGACCAGGGGGTGGCTGTGCCAGACGTCCCCCAGCCCTGCCATGCACTCGTGGACCTCTATGGGCAGTGTGAGCAG GTGACGATTGTGAGCCCTGAACTGGGCGCTGCCAGTTTAAAGAGTGCTGGAAACCAGGGGGACATGGAGAAAGCTGATGTGGTGGATG GGATCAAGGAGAGCGTATGCTGGGGTCCACCGCCTGCTGCCAGCCCTCTCAAGAGCTGCGAGTACCATGCCCTTTGCTCCCGTTTCCAAGAACTACTGCTGCTTCCAG AGGATTATTTCATGCCTCCACCGAAGCGCAGCCTGTGCTACTGTGAGTCTTGTCGGAAGATACGAGGGGATGAGGCCCACAGACGCCGTGGGGAACCCCCCCGGGAATATGCCCTACCCTTTGGCTGGTGCAGGTTCAACCTCAG GATGAATCCCCACCTGGAGGCTGGGACACTAATGAAGAAGTGGCACATGGCATATCACGGGAGCAACGTGGCAGCCATCCGGAGGGTGCTAGACCGAGGGGAGTTGGGAGCAG GCACTGCCTCCATCCTGAGCTGCCGACCCTTGAAAGGAGAGCCCAGGGGAGGGTTTGAGGAGCCGAGTGAGAACTGCGCGCCTCCTCGGGAGGAGCAGCCCCCGCCAGTGctgctttctccctccctccagtaTGCTGGGGCTGAGACCCTGGCGTCCAAAGTGCC ATTCCGGGACCCCAAATTCCAGCGGACACACCAGGCCCAGGTGGCGTTCCAGGTGTGTGTGCGCCCTGGCTCTTACACGCCTGGCCCTCCTTCTGCTGTCCTCAGAGAACCTCCTGACCCTCACTTCAGCCCAGCCGAACTTGAGTGGGTAACCAAGGAGAAGGGTGCCACACTCCTCTATGCCCTGCTG CCCGCCCAGTCGGGGGCCCCACCACAGGACCGGAGCCGACTCCGGGAGCCTAGCGGCTAG
- the NEURL4 gene encoding neuralized-like protein 4 isoform X5: MAAGSGGSGGSGGGPGLGPGGGGGPGGSCPGPGSGAGLSSGGELHPRTGRLVSLSACGRTARRQQPGQEFNHGLVLSREPLCDGRVFTVRIDRKVNSWSGSIEIGVTALDPSVLDFPSSATGLKGGSWVVSGCSVLRDGHSVLEEYGQDLDQLGEGDRVGVERTVAGELRLWVNGRDCGVAATGLPARVWAVVDLYGKCTQITVLPPEPGFSPSTPIPTPPLEPSAPCEDSVLAEPGISRDEAFMVSPAQARPETFPNSLESHNDFASMELSEVVSSALLSTYSGGLLSVNLSSPPAGEGLGSSCAATSPILTSNDALLFHEKCGTLIKLSNNNKTAERRRPLDEFNNGVVMTNRPLRDNEMFEIRIDKLVDKWSGSIEIGVTTHNPNNLEYPATMTNLQSGTIMMSGCGILTNGKGTRREYCEFSLDELQEGDHIGLTRKSSSALHFFINGIDQGVATPLTPPVVYGVVDLYGMAVKVTIVHNNNHSDRLRRNNAILRALSPEGVLRRAAPATQAEPERLVFHPNCGQKAAITHEGRTALRPHATDDFNHGVVLSSRALRDGEVFQVRIDKMVDKWAGSIEIGVTTHNPAYLQLPSTMTNLRSGTWMMTGNGVMHNGTTILDEYGHNLDRLKAGDTVGVVRREDGTLHFFVNGMTQGPAAWNVPPGVYAVVDLYGQAAQATIVDDVEVTPVPEPLPEGNNQVSPGSPSPGAGGSDLRFHQLHGSNAVITNGGRTALRHNCRSEFNDAIVISNRALRDGELFEIVIQKMVDRWSGSIEAGVTAIRPEDLEFPNTMTDIDYDTWMLSGTAIMQDGNTMRNNYGCDLDALGTGARIGMMRTSKGDLHYFINGQDQGAACSGLPPGKEVYAVVDLYGQCVQVSITSATGPMDNSLATSNTATEKSFPLHSPVAGVAHRFHSICGKNITLEEDGTRAVRAAGYAHGLVFSTKELKTEEVFEVKVEELDEKWAGSLRVGLTTLAPGEMGPGSGGGPGLPPSLLELRMKTTWMVSSCEVRRDGLLQRMNYGRNLERLGVGSRVGIRRGADDSMHVMVDGEDMGPAATGIAKNVWAVLDLYGPVRSVSIVSSTRLDEPEGTQPPSPSLDTGSEGDEDEEDEEHGLGGQDPVAIMPPALKFLENHGKNILLSNGNRTASRVASYNQGIVVISQPLVPQLLVQVRIDFLNRHWTSSLVLGVITCPPERLNFPASACALKRAAWLLRGRGVFHNGLKICEKFGPNLDTCPEGTILGLRLDSSGGLHLHVNGMDQGVAVPDVPQPCHALVDLYGQCEQVTIVSPELGAASLKSAGNQGDMEKADVVDGIKESVCWGPPPAASPLKSCEYHALCSRFQELLLLPEDYFMPPPKRSLCYCESCRKIRGDEAHRRRGEPPREYALPFGWCRFNLRMNPHLEAGTLMKKWHMAYHGSNVAAIRRVLDRGELGAGTASILSCRPLKGEPRGGFEEPSENCAPPREEQPPPVLLSPSLQYAGAETLASKVPFRDPKFQRTHQAQVAFQVCVRPGSYTPGPPSAVLREPPDPHFSPAELEWVTKEKGATLLYALL, from the exons ATGGCGGCGGGGtcgggtgggagtggggggtctGGTGGAGGCCCCGGGCTGGGGCCTGGTGGGGGTGGAGGCCCCGGCGGAAGCTGCCCAGGGCCGGGGTCTGGCGCGGGTTTGAGCAGCGGCGGGGAGCTGCACCCGCGCACTGGGCGCTTGGTGAGCCTTTCGGCCTGTGGGCGTACAGCGCGGCGGCAGCAGCCAGGCCAGGAATTTAACCACGGGCTGGTGTTGAGCCGGGAACCCTTGTGCGATGGACGCGTCTTCACCGTCCGCATCGATCGCAAG GTCAACTCCTGGAGTGGCTCCATTGAGATTGGGGTGACGGCACTGGACCCCAGTGTGCTGGACTTCCCAAGCAGCGCCACAGGGCTGAAGGGGGGCTCGTGGGTAGTGTCGGGCTGCTCAGTGCTGAGGGATGGACATTCTGTGCTGGAGGAGTATGGTCAGGACCTGGACCAGCTTGGCGAAGGGGATCGCGTGGGCGTGGAACGCACAGTTGCTGGGGAGCTGCGGCTCTGGGTGAATGGGCGGGATTGTGGTGTGGCTGCCACAGGCCTGCCTGCTCGTGTCTGGGCTGTAGTGGACCTTTATGGCAAATGCACCCAAATCACTGTGTTACCCCCTGAGCCAGGCTTCAGCCCCTCTACTCCCATCCCCACACCTCCCCTAgagccctctgctccctgtgaagATTCTGTTTTGGCTGAACCCGGGATCTCTAGGGATGAAG CCTTCATGGTGTCCCCAGCACAGGCCCGGCCGGAGACGTTTCCTAACAGCCTTGAGTCGCATAATG ACTTTGCCAGCATGGAGCTCTCTGAGGTGGTGAGCAGTGCCCTCCTGTCTACCTACAGTGGGGGGCTGCTGAGTGTGAACCTGAGCTCCCCACCAGCAGGGGAAGGACTGGGGTCTAGCTGTGCTGCCACCTCGCCCATCCTAACTTCCAATGACGCCCTGCTCTTTCATGAGAAATGCGGAACTCTCATCAAACTTAGCAACAATAATAAGACGGCTGAGCGTCGCCGGCCCCTGGATGAATTCAACAATGGGGTTGTCATGACCAACCGCCCACTCCGGGACAATGAGATGTTTGAG ATCCGCATTGACAAGCTCGTAGATAAGTGGTCTGGCTCCATTGAGATCGGTGTCACTACCCACAACCCCAACAATTTGGAATACCCAGCCACCATGACCAATCTGCAGTCAG GCACCATCATGATGAGTGGCTGTGGGATCCTGACCAATGGCAAGGGCACCCGCCGGGAGTACTGTGAATTCAGTCTGGATGAGCTGCAG GAGGGTGACCACATTGGTCTCACGAGGAAGTCCAGTTCTGCCCTCCACTTCTTCATTAACGGCATTGATCAGG GCGTGGCTACCCCATTGACACCCCCAGTGGTGTATGGTGTGGTGGACTTGTATGGGATGGCAGTGAAGGTGACCATCGTCCACAATAACAACCACAGTGACCGTCTGCGCCGGAACAATGCCATCCTGCGGGCGCTGTCCCCTGAGGGTGTTCTCCGCCGTGCTGCTCCTGCTACCCAGGCAGAGCCTGAACGCTTGGTCTTCCACCCCAACTGTGGACAGAAGGCAGCTATCACCCACGAGGGACGCACTGCTCTCAGGCCCCA TGCCACCGATGACTTCAATCATGGCGTggtgctgagcagcagagccctGCGGGATGGAGAGGTATTCCAGGTGCGCATCGACAAGATGGTGGACAAGTGGGCTGGCTCCATTGAGATTGGTGTCACCACCCACAATCCTGCCTACCTCCAATTGCCCTCCACCATGACCAACTTGCGTTCGG GGACCTGGATGATGACTGGGAATGGGGTGATGCACAATGGGACAACCATCTTGGATGAATATGGGCACAACCTGGACCGCCTCAAG GCAGGGGACACGGTGGGCGTGGTTCGACGAGAGGATGGGACCCTCCACTTCTTTGTCAATGGGATGACTCAGGGCCCCGCTGCCTGGAACGTGCCCCCGGGCGTCTACGCAGTTGTGGATCTCTATGGCCAGGCGGCCCAGGCCACCATTGTGGACGACGTGG AGGTGACCCCAGTCCCCGAGCCACTCCCTGAGGGGAACAACCAGGTGTCTCCAGGTTCCCCATCGCCGGGGGCCGGGGGCTCTGACCTGCGCTTCCACCAGCTGCATGGCAGTAACGCAGTCATCACTAATGGGGGCCGCACTGCACTCCGTCACAACTGCCGCAGCGAATTTAATGACGCCATTGTTATCTCCAACCG GGCCCTGCGGGATGGAGAGCTGTTTGAAATTGTCATTCAGAAGATGGTGGACCGCTGGTCAGGCTCCATCGAGGCTG GAGTGACCGCTATTCGACCAGAGGACCTGGAATTCCCCAACACTATGACAGACATTGACTATGATACCTGGATGCTAAG CGGCACAGCTATCATGCAAGATGGTAACACGATGCGCAACAACTATGGGTGCGACCTTGACGCATTAGGCACAGGTGCACGCATTGGCATGATGCGAACTTCCAAGGGCGATCTACACTACTTCATCAATGGCCAGGACCAAGGCGCTGCCTGCTCGGGCTTGCCTCCGGGTAAAG AGGTGTACGCGGTAGTGGATCTCTATGGCCAGTgtgtccaagtgtccatcaccaGCGCTACCGGCCCTATGGACAACAGCCTGGCCACCAGCAACACCGCTACTGAGAAGTCATTCCCCCTGCACTCCCCAG TGGCTGGTGtggctcaccggttccacagtatcTGCGGCAAAAACATCACTCTGGAGGAGGATGGCACGAGGGCAGTGCGAGCAGCTGGCTATGCTCATGGCCTTGTCTTCAGCACCAAAGAGCTCAAGACTGAGGAAGTCTTTGAG GTCAAAGTGGAGGAGCTGGATGAGAAGTGGGCAGGTTCTCTCCGGGTCGGGCTGACCACACTAGCCCCCGGGGAGATGGGGCCTGGGTCAGGTGGTGGCCCcgggctgcctccctccctgctaGAGCTCCGGATGAAGACCACCTGGATGGTGTCCAGCTGTGAAGTGCGGCGTGATGGGCTGCTCCAGAGGATGAACTATGGCCGGAACCTAGAGAGACTGGGG GTGGGGAGCCGTGTGGGCATTCGGCGGGGAGCCGATGACTCGATGCACGTCATGGTAGATGGAGAGGATATGGGGCCTGCAGCCACTGGCATTGCCAAG AACGTGTGGGCTGTGTTGGACCTGTACGGGCCAGTGCGGAGTGTGTCTATTGTCAGCTCCACAAGGCTGGATGAGCCAGAAGGCACCCAGCCTCCTTCTCCCAGCTTGGATACCGGAAGTGAGGGCGATGAGGATGAGGAGGACGAGGAGCATGGCCTGGGA GGCCAGGATCCAGTGGCCATTATGCCTCCAGCCCTCAAGTTCCTGGAGAACCATGGGAAGAACATCCTCTTGTCCAATGGGAACCGTACAGCTTCACGGGTAGCCAGCTACAATCAGGGCATTGTGGTCATCAGCCAGCCCCTGGTGCCACAGCTGCTGGTCCAG GTACGGATAGACTTCCTGAACCGGCATTGGACATCTTCCCTTGTCCTGGGAGTCATCACCTGCCCACCTGAGAGGCTCAACTTCCctgcttctgcatgtgcccttaaACGGGCAGCCTGGCTGTTGCGGGGCCGTGGAGTCTTCCACAATGGCCTCAAG ATCTGTGAGAAGTTTGGGCCAAATCTGGACACGTGCCCTGAAGGCACCATCCTGGGACTGCGGCTAGACAGCTCTGGAGGTCTGCACCTCCATGTCAATGGGATGGACCAGGGGGTGGCTGTGCCAGACGTCCCCCAGCCCTGCCATGCACTCGTGGACCTCTATGGGCAGTGTGAGCAG GTGACGATTGTGAGCCCTGAACTGGGCGCTGCCAGTTTAAAGAGTGCTGGAAACCAGGGGGACATGGAGAAAGCTGATGTGGTGGATG GGATCAAGGAGAGCGTATGCTGGGGTCCACCGCCTGCTGCCAGCCCTCTCAAGAGCTGCGAGTACCATGCCCTTTGCTCCCGTTTCCAAGAACTACTGCTGCTTCCAG AGGATTATTTCATGCCTCCACCGAAGCGCAGCCTGTGCTACTGTGAGTCTTGTCGGAAGATACGAGGGGATGAGGCCCACAGACGCCGTGGGGAACCCCCCCGGGAATATGCCCTACCCTTTGGCTGGTGCAGGTTCAACCTCAG GATGAATCCCCACCTGGAGGCTGGGACACTAATGAAGAAGTGGCACATGGCATATCACGGGAGCAACGTGGCAGCCATCCGGAGGGTGCTAGACCGAGGGGAGTTGGGAGCAG GCACTGCCTCCATCCTGAGCTGCCGACCCTTGAAAGGAGAGCCCAGGGGAGGGTTTGAGGAGCCGAGTGAGAACTGCGCGCCTCCTCGGGAGGAGCAGCCCCCGCCAGTGctgctttctccctccctccagtaTGCTGGGGCTGAGACCCTGGCGTCCAAAGTGCC ATTCCGGGACCCCAAATTCCAGCGGACACACCAGGCCCAGGTGGCGTTCCAGGTGTGTGTGCGCCCTGGCTCTTACACGCCTGGCCCTCCTTCTGCTGTCCTCAGAGAACCTCCTGACCCTCACTTCAGCCCAGCCGAACTTGAGTGGGTAACCAAGGAGAAGGGTGCCACACTCCTCTATGCCCTGCTG TGA